The following coding sequences lie in one Haladaptatus sp. DJG-WS-42 genomic window:
- a CDS encoding NDP-sugar synthase, which produces MQAVVLAGGYATRLWPITKHRPKMFLPVGEETVIDRIFEQLEADDRIDEVFVSTNERFAEDFEQHLEASPFDKPRLSVEDTTAEDEKFGVIGALAQLVEREGIEDDLLVIAGDNLISFAVSDFLDFFDEKQNPVLAAYDVGSLDRAKSYGLVGLDGDVIVDFQEKPDNPKSTLVSIACYAFPEDSILFDDYLDADNNPDEPGWFIQWLFSRQEVNAFTFEGAWYDIGTPESYLDAVAWSLGGENLVAESATLDNVTLGENVLIMPGATLENAAVDQSVIFANATIENCDLRECIIDEETHVANVNLAGALIGAHTHLTNGNSE; this is translated from the coding sequence ATGCAAGCAGTCGTTTTGGCTGGTGGGTACGCGACGCGTCTGTGGCCGATTACGAAGCATCGACCGAAGATGTTTCTCCCGGTTGGCGAGGAGACGGTCATCGACCGCATTTTCGAGCAACTCGAAGCGGACGACCGCATCGACGAGGTGTTCGTGAGCACGAACGAACGGTTCGCAGAGGACTTCGAACAGCACCTCGAAGCGAGTCCGTTCGACAAGCCGCGCCTCTCGGTCGAAGACACGACGGCAGAAGACGAGAAGTTCGGCGTCATCGGCGCGCTCGCCCAACTGGTCGAACGCGAGGGCATCGAAGACGACTTGCTCGTCATCGCTGGCGACAATCTCATCTCCTTTGCCGTGAGCGACTTTCTCGACTTCTTCGACGAAAAGCAGAATCCAGTGCTCGCGGCCTACGACGTGGGGTCGCTCGACCGCGCGAAGTCCTACGGCCTCGTTGGTTTAGACGGCGACGTTATCGTTGACTTCCAAGAGAAACCCGACAACCCAAAGAGCACGCTCGTCTCCATCGCCTGCTACGCCTTCCCCGAGGATTCGATTCTGTTCGACGACTACCTCGACGCCGACAACAACCCGGACGAACCCGGCTGGTTCATCCAGTGGCTGTTCAGCCGCCAAGAGGTCAACGCCTTCACGTTCGAGGGCGCGTGGTACGACATCGGTACCCCAGAGAGCTACCTCGACGCGGTCGCGTGGTCACTTGGCGGTGAGAATCTCGTCGCTGAATCCGCGACGCTCGACAACGTCACGCTTGGCGAAAACGTGCTCATCATGCCGGGTGCGACCCTCGAAAACGCCGCCGTAGACCAGTCGGTCATCTTCGCGAACGCGACCATCGAAAACTGTGACCTCCGTGAGTGCATTATCGACGAAGAGACGCACGTCGCAAACGTGAACCTCGCAGGCGCGCTCATCGGCGCGCACACGCACCTCACCAACGGCAACAGCGAGTAA
- a CDS encoding dipeptidase: MALPPHFFDGHNDTLLHLHLPDRGQGRSFFASSELGHIDLPRARTANYAGGFFAIFVPGEGDVEVIETADGYEVPLADAIDTERATQFTYDVLERLYRLETEANGAVRVVRDMATLTACLADDALAVVVHLEGAEAVDPDLSNLDFLYAAGVRSIGLTWSRPNAFAHGVPYQYPHSPDTGPGLTDAGRDLVRACNDRGIVLDLAHLNEAGFFDVAELSDDPLVVSHTGAFALNETTRSLTDEQLDAVAQSGGVVGITLCVTNIRADADNNADTPIATFIDHIEYVAERIGVEHVAIGTDFDGAVIPDAVGDVTGMPAVFAALRERGFNEEAIRKIASENWVRVLDETWA, encoded by the coding sequence ATGGCGCTCCCACCGCACTTTTTCGACGGACACAACGACACGCTGTTGCACCTCCACCTCCCCGACCGCGGACAGGGTCGCTCGTTTTTCGCGTCGTCTGAACTCGGTCACATCGACCTCCCACGCGCCCGCACCGCGAACTACGCGGGCGGTTTTTTCGCCATTTTCGTCCCCGGTGAGGGTGACGTAGAGGTCATCGAAACCGCAGACGGCTACGAAGTCCCGCTCGCAGACGCCATCGACACCGAGCGGGCAACGCAGTTCACCTATGACGTGCTCGAACGCCTCTACCGACTCGAAACTGAGGCCAATGGCGCGGTTCGCGTCGTGCGCGACATGGCAACCCTCACCGCCTGCCTCGCAGACGACGCGCTCGCCGTTGTCGTCCACTTAGAAGGGGCAGAAGCCGTCGACCCAGACCTGTCGAATCTCGACTTTCTCTACGCTGCGGGCGTCCGCTCGATTGGCCTGACGTGGAGTCGCCCGAATGCGTTCGCCCACGGCGTTCCTTACCAATACCCTCACTCGCCGGACACCGGCCCCGGACTGACCGACGCCGGACGCGACCTCGTCCGGGCGTGCAACGACCGCGGCATCGTCCTCGACCTCGCACACCTGAACGAAGCGGGCTTTTTCGACGTGGCAGAGCTGAGCGACGACCCGCTCGTGGTGAGTCACACCGGCGCGTTCGCACTCAATGAAACGACGCGAAGCCTGACCGACGAGCAGTTAGATGCCGTCGCGCAGTCGGGCGGGGTGGTCGGCATTACGCTCTGTGTGACGAACATCCGGGCCGACGCCGACAACAACGCCGATACGCCGATTGCCACCTTCATCGATCACATCGAGTACGTCGCTGAGCGCATCGGCGTCGAGCATGTGGCGATCGGCACGGATTTCGACGGGGCAGTCATCCCCGACGCCGTGGGCGACGTGACCGGAATGCCAGCAGTGTTTGCGGCGCTCCGCGAGCGAGGATTCAACGAGGAAGCAATTCGAAAAATCGCGTCTGAAAACTGGGTGCGCGTGCTCGACGAAACGTGGGCGTAG
- a CDS encoding DUF371 domain-containing protein codes for MDEVVRARGHENVLGHHSSTFELTSDDFLTPAGDCILGIEADRVPADFADAFVEACQSAAATLTATLEVGDQTETVTGRGHPDMTFENERSLVFRTSEYVDDRTVMVGADKAAEDIDRDLVAALADGADCTLTLSVE; via the coding sequence ATGGACGAAGTTGTACGCGCACGCGGGCACGAAAACGTGTTAGGCCACCATTCTTCGACGTTCGAACTCACGAGCGACGACTTCCTCACCCCAGCGGGCGATTGTATCCTCGGTATCGAAGCCGACCGCGTCCCCGCAGACTTCGCAGATGCATTCGTCGAAGCGTGTCAGTCCGCAGCCGCCACGCTCACCGCAACGCTCGAAGTTGGCGACCAGACCGAGACCGTCACCGGCCGCGGCCACCCCGACATGACCTTCGAGAACGAGCGTAGTCTCGTCTTCCGCACGAGCGAGTACGTGGACGACCGCACCGTCATGGTCGGCGCGGACAAAGCCGCAGAAGATATTGACCGCGACCTCGTCGCCGCGCTCGCAGACGGCGCAGACTGCACGCTCACGCTTTCTGTCGAATAA
- a CDS encoding phosphoserine phosphatase: MVQTLDQSKNIELTEDDLDTDSKGQLIKLAGQLRDRRNELNQMASERAGKRDELNAQTREAVDKAQEHREQRDSLNEQVQEHKKLRNDLNAQANELFEKVESMKSDLELDQGKGLEELKKEIEQLEFKQQTEVLSTEDERELIEKIEGKREEYLSRKEKLDDNDNLEELVAEAEEVRAEASQHHQEVTELADKAQQHHNEMIEAYREADDIRDKADDMHEKFVEAQEAADQHHNDFVRVQKRLREMDKAEEKERRSAREEKREEAKAEAEEIYQRFKDGETLDTEDLMKLQKTGML; this comes from the coding sequence ATGGTACAAACGCTAGACCAGTCCAAAAACATCGAACTGACAGAAGACGACCTCGACACTGATTCTAAAGGCCAATTAATCAAACTCGCTGGCCAGCTCCGCGACCGACGGAACGAGCTGAACCAGATGGCTTCAGAGCGCGCAGGCAAGCGCGACGAACTCAACGCACAGACGCGTGAAGCCGTAGACAAGGCCCAGGAACACCGCGAACAGCGCGACTCGCTGAACGAGCAGGTACAAGAGCACAAGAAGCTCCGCAACGACCTCAACGCGCAGGCAAACGAGCTGTTCGAGAAGGTCGAATCGATGAAGTCCGACCTCGAACTCGACCAGGGAAAGGGCCTTGAGGAGCTCAAAAAGGAAATTGAGCAACTCGAATTCAAACAGCAGACCGAAGTCCTTTCGACCGAAGACGAGCGCGAACTCATCGAGAAAATCGAGGGAAAGCGCGAGGAGTATCTGAGCCGCAAAGAGAAACTCGACGACAACGACAACCTCGAAGAACTCGTCGCCGAAGCAGAGGAAGTGCGCGCCGAAGCCAGCCAGCACCACCAGGAAGTGACGGAGCTCGCTGACAAGGCCCAACAGCACCACAACGAGATGATCGAGGCCTACCGCGAGGCCGACGACATCCGTGACAAGGCAGACGACATGCACGAGAAGTTCGTTGAGGCACAGGAAGCCGCAGACCAGCACCACAACGACTTCGTGCGCGTCCAAAAGCGCCTCCGCGAGATGGACAAGGCAGAGGAGAAAGAACGCCGCTCCGCCCGCGAGGAGAAGCGCGAGGAAGCCAAGGCAGAAGCCGAGGAAATCTACCAGCGCTTCAAGGATGGGGAAACCCTCGACACCGAGGACCTCATGAAGCTCCAGAAGACCGGGATGCTCTAA
- the sppA gene encoding signal peptide peptidase SppA, which yields MADDQTDRRQTVGRILILAVGTIVAVFAGWWAFVTIPDGSLAVLLGVLLTIATVILGLRFAGRIAQSRFPGYNVAEVAVEGPISRDGGGRFPSTPGGAHADQIVEQIEAANDDGNVSALIVRLNTPGGEVVPSDDIRLAVERFEGPTIAYATDVCASGGYWIASGCDELWAREASIIGSIGVIGSRVNATELADKLGLSYERLAAGKFKDAGTPLKEMSGAERDYLQGIIDDLYDHFVTRVTEARDLSESEVRGTEAKVYLGEESLELGLVDALGTREAVEDRVAELLGVSAVSVVEFAPQRSLTERFSLGVERVAFAAGSGVGRVFTREGETGELNIRL from the coding sequence ATGGCAGATGACCAAACAGACCGACGACAGACTGTCGGTCGGATTCTCATTCTTGCGGTCGGCACGATTGTCGCCGTGTTCGCCGGATGGTGGGCGTTCGTCACCATCCCGGATGGCTCGCTCGCCGTACTGCTCGGCGTGCTCCTGACGATCGCCACCGTGATTCTCGGCCTCCGCTTTGCGGGACGCATCGCCCAGTCGCGTTTTCCCGGCTACAACGTCGCGGAAGTGGCCGTCGAAGGCCCCATCAGCCGCGACGGTGGCGGGCGCTTTCCCTCCACGCCGGGCGGCGCACACGCAGACCAAATAGTCGAACAAATCGAGGCGGCAAACGACGACGGAAACGTCTCGGCACTCATCGTCCGGCTGAACACCCCTGGCGGGGAAGTCGTCCCGAGCGACGACATCCGCCTCGCCGTCGAACGCTTCGAGGGCCCAACTATCGCCTACGCGACCGACGTGTGTGCGAGCGGCGGCTACTGGATTGCTTCGGGGTGTGACGAACTCTGGGCACGTGAGGCGAGTATCATCGGCTCGATTGGCGTCATCGGCTCGCGGGTGAACGCGACCGAACTGGCCGACAAGCTCGGACTCTCCTACGAACGGCTCGCCGCGGGCAAGTTCAAGGACGCGGGGACACCACTCAAAGAAATGTCTGGAGCAGAACGTGACTATCTCCAAGGCATCATCGACGACCTCTACGACCACTTCGTCACGCGGGTGACCGAAGCGCGTGACCTCTCTGAATCCGAGGTTCGCGGAACGGAGGCCAAAGTCTATCTCGGCGAGGAATCGCTGGAACTTGGGCTGGTTGACGCACTCGGGACGCGCGAAGCCGTCGAAGACCGTGTCGCAGAACTGCTCGGTGTCTCTGCAGTCTCGGTCGTGGAGTTCGCCCCGCAACGAAGCCTCACCGAACGCTTCAGCCTCGGCGTCGAACGCGTCGCCTTCGCAGCGGGGTCGGGCGTCGGGCGCGTGTTCACCCGCGAGGGCGAGACGGGTGAGTTGAACATCCGACTGTAG
- a CDS encoding DUF373 family protein — protein MTTLVVCVDRGDVIPQTGIDTPVAGWESVASLVTEVGLADPEDSHVNCLLEALRVTRDLRDTEEDAVVAVVSGAGDAVSADRAVARQLDQLIERYDPDSAVVVIDSTEDERLVPIIESRVRVDAVDRVVVRQARDLESTYYLLKQFLADEELRQTILVPIGAGLLVFPVLLLLADSPAVAIAAITAVIGVFLLYKGLGVDDAISTFASGVREALYSGQVSIVTYVVAAGLALVGVFAGAIGVSSLEATDAVFVLAMLFIFDSVPWLAMAALTASTGRLIDESIREDAIRSSYMNLPFGVVAVGLVVRGFSAYFLERAGIIGQFTVPALEFGAVSVSGFTLSTGTRLAVFVIGGVLISLVGVRLTSYVTGGSIRDELPE, from the coding sequence GTGACAACGCTGGTCGTCTGTGTTGACCGAGGCGACGTGATTCCACAGACCGGTATCGACACGCCGGTCGCTGGGTGGGAATCGGTCGCTTCGCTCGTCACCGAGGTGGGACTCGCAGACCCCGAAGACAGCCATGTCAACTGTCTGCTCGAAGCCCTGCGCGTCACCCGCGACTTGCGCGACACCGAGGAAGACGCCGTCGTTGCCGTCGTTTCGGGAGCGGGTGACGCCGTCAGTGCAGACCGGGCTGTCGCCCGCCAACTCGACCAGCTCATCGAACGCTACGACCCCGACTCCGCCGTCGTCGTCATCGACAGCACCGAAGACGAACGGCTCGTTCCCATCATCGAAAGTCGCGTGCGCGTCGATGCGGTCGACCGCGTCGTCGTCCGGCAGGCGCGCGACTTAGAATCGACGTACTACCTGCTCAAGCAGTTCCTCGCGGACGAAGAACTCAGACAGACGATTCTCGTCCCCATCGGCGCGGGCCTGCTCGTGTTCCCCGTCTTGTTGTTGCTCGCAGACAGTCCGGCGGTCGCCATCGCGGCCATCACCGCCGTCATCGGGGTGTTCTTGCTGTACAAAGGTCTCGGCGTAGACGACGCCATCTCGACGTTCGCGTCAGGCGTTCGCGAGGCGCTCTACTCCGGGCAGGTGTCGATTGTGACCTACGTCGTCGCCGCCGGACTCGCCCTCGTTGGCGTGTTCGCGGGTGCGATTGGTGTCTCCAGTTTGGAGGCGACCGACGCCGTGTTCGTCCTTGCGATGCTGTTCATCTTCGACAGCGTCCCGTGGCTTGCGATGGCCGCGCTCACCGCGAGTACGGGACGACTCATCGACGAATCGATCCGCGAAGACGCCATCCGGTCTTCGTACATGAACCTCCCCTTCGGCGTGGTCGCCGTTGGCCTCGTCGTCCGCGGCTTTTCGGCCTACTTCTTAGAGCGTGCGGGCATCATCGGCCAGTTCACCGTGCCTGCACTCGAATTTGGCGCAGTCTCGGTGTCCGGATTCACCCTTTCGACGGGAACGCGCCTCGCGGTGTTCGTCATCGGTGGCGTGCTTATCAGCCTCGTCGGCGTCCGACTCACCTCTTACGTCACCGGCGGGAGCATCCGGGACGAACTCCCTGAATAA
- a CDS encoding helix-hairpin-helix domain-containing protein, giving the protein MGLFDWLKSVLGMNGSRPDQRDSERVGGSSANRADTSSHSSPAASTETTAAASTETLTDEADEEVGAAEPAEAVAPADTSTEVSEAEPIREAAETSDDAAAEETDAAASTETLTDEADEEVGAAEPAEAAGPTGGDAGEPLTVIKGIGPAYADRLEAAGIGSIADLAAADPGEIGAEIDVSPKRVGRWIERAKHRV; this is encoded by the coding sequence ATGGGTCTGTTTGACTGGCTGAAATCGGTACTCGGAATGAACGGGTCGCGCCCTGACCAGCGCGACAGCGAGCGTGTCGGCGGTTCAAGCGCTAACCGTGCAGACACTTCTTCTCACTCCTCCCCCGCGGCGTCGACTGAGACGACGGCTGCGGCCTCCACAGAGACGCTGACGGACGAGGCCGACGAGGAAGTCGGCGCGGCCGAACCCGCAGAGGCGGTCGCCCCTGCGGACACGAGCACGGAGGTCTCGGAGGCGGAACCAATCCGGGAGGCGGCAGAAACAAGCGACGATGCGGCCGCCGAAGAAACGGACGCGGCAGCCTCCACGGAGACGCTGACGGACGAAGCCGACGAGGAAGTCGGCGCGGCCGAACCCGCAGAGGCTGCCGGTCCAACCGGCGGCGACGCTGGCGAGCCACTCACCGTCATCAAGGGCATCGGCCCGGCCTACGCAGACCGCCTCGAAGCGGCTGGTATCGGTTCGATTGCCGACCTCGCCGCGGCCGACCCGGGCGAAATCGGCGCGGAAATCGACGTCTCACCAAAGCGCGTCGGGCGCTGGATTGAGCGCGCGAAACACCGCGTCTAA
- the pabB gene encoding aminodeoxychorismate synthase, component I, whose amino-acid sequence MTGPTVVTDRASFRATARDAPSGARVPVEVQVTVADPFLAYRRARADTDGVFLETTGGQTGFGMFATDPIDRLETTFTGYSPDGSASLTALTDRLDSETLVRGDCDVPYPCGALGWLSYDLARELERLPDTTADDRGLPQLQVGVYDRIASWEEPHEGDVTLRITACPTIGDDIDAAYDAGTERAMELADASLSGDPSVSPPAPTTEPVTFESDCDRDEFAAQVRRVKRYIRDGDTFQANISQRLSAPATIHPVEAYAALRRVNPAPYSGLMEFPGVDLVSASPELLLDVEGRHATTEPIAGTRPRGHTKEEDTQLEADLLGDEKERAEHAMLVDLERNDLGKVCEYGTVEVSEYRRVDRYSEVMHLVSLVEGTLREDVTLADAVAAVFPGGTITGAPKPRTMEIIEEVETTRRGPYTGSMGVFGFDGKATLNIIIRTLVRHADRYYLRVGAGIVHDSVPDREYDETLDKGRALVNAMDEALGEQAAMEVEE is encoded by the coding sequence ATGACTGGGCCAACCGTCGTGACCGACAGGGCCTCGTTCCGGGCAACGGCGCGCGACGCTCCTTCTGGGGCGCGCGTGCCGGTCGAGGTACAGGTCACGGTTGCCGACCCGTTTCTCGCCTATCGCCGCGCGCGTGCAGACACAGACGGTGTGTTTCTGGAAACGACTGGCGGGCAAACTGGTTTTGGCATGTTCGCCACCGACCCCATAGACCGCCTCGAAACGACGTTTACTGGCTATTCTCCCGACGGCTCGGCTTCGCTCACTGCGCTCACCGACCGCCTCGACTCTGAGACGCTCGTCCGCGGCGACTGCGACGTACCCTACCCCTGTGGCGCGCTCGGCTGGCTGTCGTACGACCTTGCCCGCGAACTCGAACGCCTTCCCGATACAACCGCAGACGACCGCGGACTTCCCCAACTCCAAGTCGGCGTCTACGACCGCATTGCCTCGTGGGAGGAGCCCCACGAGGGCGACGTGACGCTCCGCATCACCGCGTGTCCGACGATTGGCGACGACATAGACGCCGCCTACGACGCGGGAACAGAACGGGCGATGGAACTCGCAGACGCATCACTCTCGGGCGACCCGAGCGTTTCGCCCCCGGCTCCGACGACCGAGCCGGTCACGTTCGAATCCGACTGCGACCGCGACGAGTTCGCGGCGCAGGTTCGCCGCGTGAAACGCTACATCCGCGACGGTGACACCTTCCAAGCGAACATCTCCCAACGCCTGTCTGCGCCAGCCACGATTCATCCCGTCGAGGCGTACGCCGCCCTTCGTCGGGTGAACCCCGCACCGTACTCTGGGCTCATGGAGTTCCCCGGCGTCGACCTCGTGAGCGCGAGTCCGGAACTCTTACTCGATGTAGAGGGTCGTCACGCGACGACCGAACCGATTGCGGGGACTCGCCCACGGGGCCACACCAAGGAAGAAGACACCCAACTCGAAGCCGACCTGCTCGGTGATGAAAAAGAGCGCGCGGAACACGCCATGCTCGTCGATTTGGAGCGAAACGACCTCGGCAAAGTGTGCGAGTACGGCACGGTCGAGGTGAGCGAATACCGCCGTGTCGACCGCTATTCAGAGGTTATGCACCTCGTTTCGCTCGTAGAGGGAACGCTGCGCGAGGACGTGACGCTCGCGGACGCCGTCGCCGCTGTGTTCCCCGGCGGAACCATCACGGGCGCGCCGAAACCCCGGACGATGGAGATAATTGAGGAGGTCGAAACCACCCGACGTGGCCCCTACACCGGGAGCATGGGCGTGTTCGGCTTCGATGGGAAGGCTACCTTGAACATCATCATCCGCACGCTCGTCCGTCACGCAGACCGCTACTACCTGCGCGTCGGCGCAGGCATCGTCCACGACTCGGTCCCAGACCGCGAATACGACGAGACGCTCGATAAGGGCCGGGCGCTCGTGAACGCCATGGACGAGGCCCTCGGCGAACAGGCTGCGATGGAGGTCGAAGAGTGA
- a CDS encoding transcriptional regulator → MREAEQTTRQRIADHLRGETATASELAVALELTPHAILSHIQHVAKTLDGTGEQLLVAPPACKNCGFDRFDEPANLPSRCPECKHESLTEPAFRVEAT, encoded by the coding sequence ATGCGCGAAGCAGAGCAAACCACTCGACAGCGCATCGCAGACCACCTTCGTGGCGAAACCGCAACCGCCAGCGAACTCGCCGTGGCGCTCGAACTGACGCCACACGCGATTCTCTCTCACATCCAGCACGTCGCAAAAACACTCGACGGAACCGGTGAGCAACTCCTCGTCGCGCCGCCCGCGTGCAAGAACTGTGGATTCGACCGTTTCGACGAACCCGCGAACCTTCCCTCGCGCTGTCCCGAGTGCAAACACGAGAGTCTGACCGAACCGGCCTTCCGCGTCGAGGCGACCTAA
- a CDS encoding Rieske 2Fe-2S domain-containing protein — protein MDEASRIAPLSDIPADSTLLFTVREGFDKVEVICIELEDSVAAWRNYCQHWTDVRLDKGSGAYVRDGEIVCEKHGAYFEGNSGLCTLGPCEGAVLNDVDVAVEDGDVYLTDERYEFAHIGPSGEYDLSSGGRIDFAGN, from the coding sequence ATGGACGAGGCTAGTCGTATCGCGCCGCTCTCAGACATCCCCGCGGACAGCACGCTCTTGTTCACCGTCCGCGAGGGGTTCGACAAGGTCGAAGTCATCTGTATCGAACTCGAAGACAGCGTCGCCGCGTGGCGAAACTACTGCCAGCACTGGACGGACGTGCGCCTCGACAAGGGAAGCGGTGCCTACGTCAGAGACGGCGAAATCGTCTGTGAGAAACACGGCGCGTACTTCGAGGGCAATTCCGGACTGTGTACGCTCGGGCCATGTGAGGGCGCGGTACTCAACGACGTGGACGTGGCCGTCGAAGACGGCGACGTGTATCTGACTGACGAACGCTACGAGTTCGCACACATCGGGCCCTCGGGCGAGTACGATTTGTCCTCGGGCGGGCGAATCGATTTCGCCGGAAATTAG
- a CDS encoding aminodeoxychorismate/anthranilate synthase component II: MILVIDNYDSFVYNLVQYVGEAVTSPCPAERSQDVGEFHSDVLVKRNDALTVSDIRDLDPDGIVVSPGPGTPEDAGISMAIFAELDYPTLGVCLGHQALCAANGASVGHAPEVIHGKFSQMVHDGEGIYRGLPNPLKVGRYHSLAVRREDLPDSLTETAYTEDEHGVVMGVRHTEKPHEGVQFHPESILTDAGKQLIANFIDQCTST, translated from the coding sequence GTGATTCTCGTCATCGACAACTACGACTCGTTCGTCTACAACCTCGTGCAGTACGTTGGAGAGGCGGTCACCTCTCCATGCCCTGCGGAGAGATCGCAGGATGTCGGCGAATTTCATTCGGACGTCCTCGTAAAGCGCAACGACGCGCTCACCGTTTCTGACATTCGCGACCTCGACCCCGACGGCATCGTCGTCTCGCCCGGCCCGGGAACGCCTGAAGACGCGGGCATCTCGATGGCAATCTTTGCGGAACTCGACTACCCGACGCTCGGCGTCTGTCTCGGCCATCAGGCGCTCTGTGCGGCGAACGGCGCGTCCGTGGGCCACGCGCCCGAGGTCATCCACGGCAAGTTCTCGCAGATGGTACACGACGGCGAAGGCATCTATCGAGGACTTCCGAACCCACTCAAAGTCGGGCGATATCACTCGCTCGCAGTTCGGCGCGAAGACCTCCCCGACAGCCTCACGGAGACGGCCTACACCGAGGACGAACACGGCGTCGTGATGGGCGTTCGCCACACCGAAAAGCCCCACGAGGGCGTCCAGTTTCATCCGGAAAGCATCCTGACCGACGCGGGCAAGCAGTTGATTGCGAACTTCATCGACCAATGTACTTCCACGTAA
- a CDS encoding diphthine--ammonia ligase → MADDADGTWVSLFSGGKDSSWALYRALEEGLPVSHLLTVHPEGDSYMYHVPATNLATLAAESIGIPLIDVHPGDLGAESADASGEQGDAELEPLEAALRELLEEENIAGVTAGAIQSEFQTSRIQAMCDRLGIELFAPLWQRDPEELAAEMFDAGFEIAIIQVAAYGLDESWLGRTLDADSLAELRTLNDEYGVHILGEGGEFETFVVDGPHMSRRIALEYETEWDGTRGRIHVTDARLEPSDT, encoded by the coding sequence ATGGCAGACGACGCAGACGGCACGTGGGTCAGCCTCTTTTCGGGCGGCAAGGACTCTTCGTGGGCGCTCTACCGGGCACTCGAAGAAGGGCTGCCCGTCTCGCATCTCCTCACCGTCCACCCCGAAGGCGACTCCTACATGTACCACGTCCCGGCGACGAACCTCGCCACGCTCGCCGCAGAGAGCATCGGCATCCCACTCATCGACGTCCACCCGGGCGACCTCGGCGCGGAATCGGCCGACGCATCAGGCGAGCAGGGTGACGCCGAACTCGAACCGCTCGAAGCCGCGCTCCGCGAGCTACTGGAAGAAGAGAACATCGCAGGCGTGACCGCGGGTGCCATCCAATCTGAGTTCCAAACCAGTCGGATTCAGGCGATGTGCGACCGTCTCGGCATCGAGCTGTTCGCCCCGCTCTGGCAGCGCGACCCAGAAGAACTCGCCGCCGAGATGTTCGACGCGGGCTTCGAAATCGCCATCATCCAAGTCGCCGCCTACGGGCTCGACGAATCGTGGCTCGGGCGCACGCTCGACGCCGACTCGCTCGCAGAACTCCGCACCCTCAACGACGAGTACGGCGTCCACATTCTCGGCGAGGGTGGCGAGTTCGAAACGTTCGTCGTAGACGGCCCGCACATGAGCAGGCGAATCGCGCTCGAGTACGAGACCGAGTGGGACGGCACGCGCGGACGGATTCACGTGACGGATGCACGGCTCGAACCGAGCGATACCTGA
- a CDS encoding aminotransferase class IV yields the protein MYFHVNGELVPEDQATVSVRDRGFMYGDAAFETLRAYGGEVFEWDAHADRLSRTCETLALDHGLSDDDLLDRIHETLEANNLTEAYVKLSISRGVQPGKLTPNPEIDPTVVVIVKELPRGGTTGTPVWADPAVVQTVKTRRIPNEAIPASAKTHNYLNGILARLELQRASSDTYQPDEALIRDADGNIAEGATSNVFFVIDNALRTPATTGPVLPGVTRDVVLKLAREQGIPVEEGTYTPDQLRRADEAFLTNTTWELRPISTVDGIEVGGGPVTDLLSLVFNEYVEARHYGE from the coding sequence ATGTACTTCCACGTAAACGGCGAGCTCGTTCCCGAAGATCAGGCCACCGTCTCGGTGCGTGACCGCGGATTCATGTACGGCGACGCCGCCTTCGAGACGCTTCGCGCCTACGGCGGCGAGGTGTTCGAGTGGGACGCCCACGCCGACCGCCTTTCCCGGACGTGCGAGACGCTGGCGCTCGACCACGGACTGTCTGACGACGACTTACTCGACCGGATTCACGAAACGTTGGAGGCGAACAACCTGACTGAAGCCTACGTCAAACTCTCCATCTCGCGGGGCGTCCAACCCGGCAAGCTCACTCCCAACCCCGAAATCGACCCAACCGTGGTCGTCATCGTCAAAGAACTGCCACGCGGCGGCACGACGGGCACGCCAGTCTGGGCCGACCCCGCCGTCGTCCAGACGGTGAAAACCCGACGGATTCCGAACGAGGCGATTCCCGCCTCAGCGAAGACGCACAACTACCTCAACGGGATTCTCGCGCGTCTCGAACTCCAAAGAGCATCCTCAGACACCTACCAACCAGACGAAGCCCTCATCCGCGACGCCGATGGGAACATCGCGGAGGGCGCGACGAGCAACGTGTTTTTCGTCATCGACAACGCGCTCCGGACGCCCGCGACGACCGGTCCCGTTCTCCCCGGCGTCACCCGCGATGTGGTGCTCAAACTTGCCCGCGAGCAGGGGATTCCGGTCGAAGAAGGAACCTACACGCCCGACCAACTCCGCCGCGCGGACGAAGCCTTCCTCACGAACACGACGTGGGAACTCCGTCCGATTTCCACGGTAGACGGCATCGAAGTCGGCGGCGGCCCCGTCACCGACCTGCTCTCGCTCGTTTTCAACGAATACGTCGAAGCACGACACTACGGCGAGTGA